Proteins found in one Sorghum bicolor cultivar BTx623 chromosome 1, Sorghum_bicolor_NCBIv3, whole genome shotgun sequence genomic segment:
- the LOC8063351 gene encoding random slug protein 5 has protein sequence MFRRKHASHFDSNDADQRKAKIAELKSALEPLSARSEKYCSEACLTRYLEARNWNVAKSRKMLEDSLKWRAAYRPEDIRWPEVSVEGETGKMYRASFRDREGRTIVVMRPAKQNTSSHEGQIRFLAYSLENAILSLPEGQEKMVWLIDFTGWTMANAVPIKTARETVNILQNHYPERLAIAFLFNPPKVFEAFWKVVKYFVDLRTIEKVKFVYPKDEESMKVIHKFIDPEVLPIEFGGKSSVVYNHEEYSELMTKDDTKISSFWATDAQTDHVNHVIDGTLAPEVTPVVTANC, from the exons ATGTTTAGGAGAAAGCATGCCTCTCATTTCGATTCCAACGATGCTGATCAGCGAAAAGCAAAG ATTGCTGAACTGAAATCTGCACTTGAGCCTTTGTCTGCCCGTAGTGAGAAGTACTGCAGCGAAGCATGCTTGACAAGATATCTAGAAGCCCGTAACTGGAATGTTGCTAAGTCCAGAAAAATGTTGGAAGACAGTCTCAAGTGGAGGGCAGCTTACAGGCCAGAAGATATACGCTGG CCTGAAGTTTCTGTTGAAGGGGAAACAGGTAAAATGTACAGGGCAAGTTTTCGAGACAGAGAGGGGAGAACTATTGTCGTTATGAGACCAGCAAAGCAG AACACATCATCCCATGAAGGACAGATACGGTTCCTTGCATACTCTTTGGAGAATGCAATCCTCAGCCTGCCTGAAGGCCAAGAGAAAATGGTCTGGCTGATCGACTTCACAGGATGGACAATGGCAAATGCTGTGCCCATAAAGACTGCCCGAGAAACTGTAAACATCCTGCAGAATCATTATCCTGAGAGGCTGGCCATTGCATTTCTATTCAATCCCCCAAAAGTATTCGAAGCGTTTTGGAAG GTTGTCAAATATTTTGTTGACCTGAGAACGATCGAGAAGGTGAAGTTTGTTTACCCGAAGGATGAAGAGAGCATGAAGGTCATCCACAAGTTCATTGACCCGGAAGTCCTTCCTATTGAGTTTGGGGGCAAGAGCAGTGTGGTTTACAACCATGAAGAGTACTCTGAGTTGATGACCAAAGATGACACTAAAATATCCAGCTTTTGGGCAACAGATGCTCAAACTGACCATGTTAATCATGTCATCGATGGGACCTTGGCCCCTGAGGTTACACCTGTTGTCACCGCTAATTGCTGA